CAGGCCAAGGCCGCCCCCAGCAAAGCCAACCAGACCATCAGCAAGCGGGCCAGCTCCTCCGACCAGGACGCCTGGCTGCCGAGAAGATAGCGACTCGCCACCCCCCAAATCACATCCACCACCAGTATTGAGAATACCACGACAAGGAGGACCTGCAAAAAAGCCACCAGGCCATTATTCAATTTTCGGACAGCGCCTAACATGACAGCCTACTCCGATACTTGTTGGATACGGTGAACCAGATCCTTCAATTCGCCAACCGCATACTTCTCTCGAACCGCCTCGGTTGCTTGCATGAATGGCTCCATCGATGCTTCATGGATGGTAACGCCCTGCTCCCGCATCACCGACAGTGCATCCACCACTGCGGCATCCCAGACTTTCCGCTCAAACTCAGTCGATTCGATTGCGGCCTGCTGAATCCATCCCCGCTCTTCGGGCGTCAGTGAATTCCAGGTCTTTTCAGAAATGAACAAGATATCGGGTATCCGGGAATGGTGATCGAAGCTAAACTCCTTGCAGACTTCAAAGTGACGCGAGGAAACAAAGCTTGGCGGGTTGTTTTCCGCCCCATCGACCACCCCCTGCTGCAGCGAGGTGTAGAGTTCCCCCCATGAAATCGGCGTCGGAGACGCACCGAGTGCCTTCATCGTATCAATCGCGACCGAATCATTCATCACGCGAATCTTCATCCCTTTCAAATCCGACGGCGCTTGAATGGCTTTCTTGGCATAAAAATTCCGACTTCCGGCATCGTAATAGGTCAGTCCTCGAAACCCGCTTGGATTGCCCGATGCATTGATCGCCAGGGCATCCAGCAGTTCCTGCCCGATTTCACCATTGAGCACCGCCCAGTAGTGATCGCTGCTCCGGAAAAGATAAGGAAGACTGAATACTTTTGCTTCCGGGATAAAGCTTCCGAGCGATGCCGCACCCACCTGGGCGGCATCCAGCGTGCCCGCCTGCATTTGTTCCAAGGTTTGCGTTCCACTGCCCAACTGAGCGTTGGGAAAGACATCGAATTGAAGACGCCCCGAGGAATAATAAGCGACCCGCTCGGCAAAAGACTCGATGCCGGCATGGATCGGATGGTTGGTTGGCAGGCCGTGCGACACTTTCAGCCGCCTGACGTCGGAGCTAGCTCCTGAATTGCCGGGTTTAAGGAAGGCAAACAGCGATGAAGTGACGATAAGACCCAGAAGAAATCCAAGAGTGAAGTATGCTTTTCTCATTAACCGGAAATTTGTGGGTACCCTATAATTGTTCGAGCAAGGAGCTGGCAAA
The DNA window shown above is from Coraliomargarita parva and carries:
- a CDS encoding TRAP transporter substrate-binding protein; translation: MRKAYFTLGFLLGLIVTSSLFAFLKPGNSGASSDVRRLKVSHGLPTNHPIHAGIESFAERVAYYSSGRLQFDVFPNAQLGSGTQTLEQMQAGTLDAAQVGAASLGSFIPEAKVFSLPYLFRSSDHYWAVLNGEIGQELLDALAINASGNPSGFRGLTYYDAGSRNFYAKKAIQAPSDLKGMKIRVMNDSVAIDTMKALGASPTPISWGELYTSLQQGVVDGAENNPPSFVSSRHFEVCKEFSFDHHSRIPDILFISEKTWNSLTPEERGWIQQAAIESTEFERKVWDAAVVDALSVMREQGVTIHEASMEPFMQATEAVREKYAVGELKDLVHRIQQVSE